Proteins encoded in a region of the Streptomyces sp. NBC_00310 genome:
- a CDS encoding helix-turn-helix domain-containing protein, producing the protein MADDYLERIGKLIRDARQHRGWTQSQLAEALGTSQSAVNRIERGNQNISLEMIARIGEALDSEIVSLGYAGPMHLRVVGGRRLSGSIDVKTSKNACVALLCASLLNKGRTVLRRVARIEEVYRLLEVLGSIGVRTRWINGGVDLEIVPPAELDLDAIDAEAARRTRSIIMFLGPLLHRMDHFKLPYAGGCDLGTRTIEPHMIALRRFGLDVTATEGLYHAVVDRSVTPGRPIVLTERGDTVTENALLAAARHDGVTVIRNASSNYMVQDLCFFLEALGVRVEGIGTTTLTVHGVPRIDVDVDYSPSEDPVEAMSLLAAAVVTESELTVRRVPIEFLEIELAVLEEMGLDHDRSAEYFADNGRTRLVDLTVRPSKLQAPIDKIHPMPFPGLNIDNVPFFAAIAAAAQGQTLIHDWVYDNRAIYLTDLNRLGGRLQLLDPHRVLVEGPTRWRAAEMMCPPALRPAVVVLLAMMAAEGTSVLRNVYVINRGYEDLAERLNTVGAQIEIFRDI; encoded by the coding sequence ATGGCAGACGACTACCTCGAACGCATCGGCAAGCTCATCCGTGACGCAAGGCAGCACCGTGGCTGGACGCAGTCGCAGTTGGCGGAGGCGCTCGGCACGAGTCAGAGCGCGGTGAATCGTATCGAGCGCGGTAATCAAAACATCAGCCTTGAGATGATCGCCCGAATCGGTGAAGCCCTGGACAGTGAGATCGTCTCGCTGGGATACGCGGGTCCGATGCATCTGCGGGTGGTCGGTGGGCGTCGACTGTCCGGCTCGATCGACGTGAAGACCAGCAAGAACGCGTGTGTCGCGCTGCTGTGCGCCTCCTTGTTGAACAAGGGGCGCACAGTGCTGCGCAGGGTGGCCCGGATCGAGGAGGTGTACCGCCTTCTGGAGGTGCTCGGCTCCATCGGCGTACGCACCCGGTGGATCAACGGCGGTGTCGACCTGGAGATCGTGCCGCCGGCCGAACTGGACCTCGACGCGATCGACGCGGAGGCGGCCCGCCGCACCCGCTCGATCATCATGTTCCTCGGCCCGCTGCTGCACCGCATGGACCACTTCAAGCTGCCGTACGCGGGCGGTTGCGACCTCGGGACGCGGACGATCGAGCCGCACATGATCGCGCTGCGCCGGTTCGGCCTCGACGTCACGGCCACCGAGGGGCTCTACCACGCCGTGGTGGACCGGTCCGTCACCCCCGGTCGGCCGATCGTGCTGACCGAGCGCGGCGACACGGTGACCGAGAACGCGCTGCTCGCCGCCGCCCGGCACGACGGCGTGACCGTCATCCGCAACGCCTCGTCCAACTACATGGTCCAGGACCTCTGCTTCTTCCTGGAGGCGCTCGGCGTACGGGTGGAGGGCATCGGCACCACCACGCTCACCGTGCACGGGGTGCCGCGCATCGACGTGGACGTCGACTACTCGCCCTCCGAGGACCCGGTCGAGGCGATGAGCCTGCTCGCCGCGGCGGTCGTCACCGAGTCCGAACTGACCGTGCGCCGGGTGCCGATCGAGTTCCTGGAGATCGAGCTGGCGGTCCTGGAGGAGATGGGCCTCGACCACGACCGCTCGGCGGAGTACTTCGCCGACAACGGCCGTACGCGTCTGGTGGACCTCACCGTCCGGCCCTCGAAGCTGCAGGCGCCGATCGACAAGATCCACCCCATGCCGTTCCCCGGCCTGAACATCGACAACGTCCCGTTCTTCGCGGCCATCGCCGCCGCCGCGCAGGGCCAGACCCTCATCCACGACTGGGTCTACGACAACCGCGCGATCTACCTGACGGACCTCAACCGCCTCGGCGGCCGCCTCCAGTTGCTGGACCCCCACCGCGTCCTGGTCGAGGGCCCCACCCGCTGGCGCGCCGCCGAGATGATGTGCCCGCCCGCGCTGCGCCCGGCCGTCGTCGTCCTCCTCGCGATGATGGCCGCCGAGGGCACGTCCGTCCTGCGCAACGTCTATGTCATCAACCGCGGTTACGAGGACCTCGCGGAGCGGCTGAACACGGTCGGGGCGCAGATCGAGATCTT